In Amphiprion ocellaris isolate individual 3 ecotype Okinawa chromosome 2, ASM2253959v1, whole genome shotgun sequence, the genomic stretch TCATGGGCTTTGAGCCGCCACACCACCCACCTCTACAGCTCCGGCCGTGAGAGCGTCGTGCCTCCTGGGACAAAGCCTGCCTTGATAAAGGCCAATTCCAAAGCCCAGTGCATGGAGAAAGGACCTCATTACTAACACAGGTTAGAGGTTAAATTCTTGCTGGATTGGCCAGTAGGTGGCGATATCTGTGAAATGATCACATACACAGCAGGTGCAGTTTGTCCAAATTGAATAAAGTGGAttattttcctcctcttcatccttcaGTAAGTCACTTgccttttaaaaattaaagaaaagttTCTAATAAGTGGAAGAATATATTGCAGAAGGAGAGAATATTGTCACCACCATGCTCTTCATTGTGGAAATGTGTCCAGTTATCTCACTCAGTGTCTGGCTGTCCTGTTGAATCTAATGTGTAATGCAATAGCCAATCAAACCCAAGGCCCTGTGTGGATTTCACTGTGGAGCGCAGCCTGCAGCTCAGGACATGGGTGGCAGGCTCTGTCCTCGCTTGAGAAAACGATGTTATCAGGAGGTGATGATGGAAGCAAAACGCAGTAATCCTCCTTTATAAGGCATCTCCTGGCTTGGATTTAGATGGAAAAGCAAGAGAGAGCAAACCCCACACCTCCTCACTGGCCAACCTCGCTAAATCTGAATAAATCACAAGCTGGTTGCTTCATCTGTgacaaaatctattttattaaGCAGTCACCAAACACCGTAAATGTGATTTAAGGCTCCCAGGTTAAATGAGGTGTGAGATTGTGGATGTTTACAGTTAAAGCCTCCTGGGAGCTGCAGATGGGAGAGATAACCTATTGTGATATTCTGAGGCTGAGGATGGTGATTGGATGCAGCGGCTCTACCCCCATCAGTCCCCACAGCAAGTCTGGCACCCTCCAAACTACTACCTCCATCCACTATCAGCCTCCCTGCTGCAACATCACTTGATCATCAAGCCAGTGAGCCTGAGTGGCTTCTGGAAGCTGAGGCACAGGAGCTCCTGTCCATCGATATGTGTGCTGCTGACCAAGCAGCCACTCCGCAGCTACAGCAGCTACGTCCAGCAGACATACCGTCGTACTGACTAATGCCCACACTGGCTGCATGCAGGGATGAAACGACACACCTGTCATTTCCCATTTATTCGGTGCTGCATTCAGGTGCTGCGATGCTCCGCGTCTCGTAAAAACACACGCCAGCAACAACACTCAGCAACCCTTATTAAAACCAACACAGTGCAACTGATACAAATAAGCCCAAAGAGAGATTAAACTGGCTCATCTCCCGGAGAGCGATTCAAGCCGATTTGGGTTTATTAAATTAGCgcagaaagcagagaaaatagTATCTTACCGTGGAAAACCGTGGAAGGAAGGCTACCCTGCTGGCTGTCAGCTGAGGAGatgctgtggtggtggtggtggtggtggtggtgggaatGATGCTGCTGGCCGCTCCAAACTGCGGTTCTCTGGACAGTGAGGCCCCCTGCAGGTTCACAGCCAACACTACCAGGAACAACCGGGACGAGCTGCTGTCTGACGTTTATTCGTGcacagaaaatgtctttttaaaaaatgtataattaggAGTAATTGTTGTGAGACACATCCATTAATATATAATATCcacaaattaaattattttactggGTCTTACGAAAAGGACTGTTATCAATTCAGATAGTGGAAGACcgattttgtatttattttcttcaaaataacagcccaatttttttttaaaaaatgtgttttttttcactaaGTGGTTACCATGTTTTTGCTCAGGTTTCTACAAAGTGAACTCAGACCTTCTCAACTTTTGGAgcctatttttcttttacagatttatttaagCTGACAAATATGCACCTATTTGTAATTTGAATTCAGTTTAAAATACATGTACATTggcaaaatagcaaaataatcattttttaaaattttaatttattttaatgcaacagCACATAGGCTAAAATGTTATAAAACTGGTCCTCATGTGTATACTATTATGAATTACTCTATTTTAGGAACGATTTATCAGTATACATTTTATTAACGGTTACTCTCAATAGATTCATATTTATAATGAATGTTAACTGGTTACTTAATTTTCAtagtgtgtaaatgtatttcaatgattttttctccttttttttccaacagatCACAGCTGCTTAGatgcattatttacagtgttaCTTATTTGTACATTGCGTAGTTCAGCAAAAGCAGTGATATTGTTTGAtttgttgaaattaaatttatttttgaaagttttttctAAGAAACCATTGACCAGTGTTGTCAAATACCTATATTCTATTATTTTGCTTAAAGTAACCATTAAAAAATCATGTAAAACCAGGTTTTACTATTAAAGTTactaacaaaaaatattagtttCTGCAAACCTGCAATTGATGCCTTTAAGGGGAGTTGCTTTAAGAATTGCAGCTTGATTTGACTCTTCATCAAGCCTGATAAAAGATTTTGCCTAACGATTTCTCCACGTTtaatttgaaaggaaaaaatgcCGGTGTTATTCATTTTAACTTGACGCAGCCTTACAAAAGACTACAAAGATGGCGTCTGGAACGGGCCAGATGGGCCTAAACGAAATAGATGTCTTTATCGAAGCCTGAGATCTGGAATGTAAGTCTTTGCGATTACATAATTTTCCAGACGTCGACGCTCAGTTGAGACTTGTACTTACAGGCCTGAAATACTTTTATCACCAAAAGTTATCGTTGTTCGAACATTTTAACCGGCTGTATTGCTGTGGTGTCGCTGTTTCACCGGCAGTTCAGCGGACAACTCGTCGTCCAGCAGGAAAAAGCGCCAACTTCTGCTGCACCGTCTGAATTGTCAAACACTCCGTTAACGGTTCGAAGACTGGATATTTGGCCAAATACATCAGACTTCAATCTGGAATGACTCGTTCAGGTAAGATTTAAAACGGCCTCGACGCTGTGGGGATTTAGAGAAGTGCTTTAGTTTGAAGTGAACAGTTAGAAGCAGCGTGCTGCCTGTTTCTCCTCCCACTTCTTCACCGCACCGCGTCGACCCAGTTTTGTCGCTGTGTTGTGTGCGAAGTGCTCAGCAGCGTCCGTTTATTTTGCGCTGTTTCTGCGTCGCTGCGGTTCAGTCGAGCTGAAGAGATAACGGCCGCTAACGTAAACGGTTGTATTCCAGTTGTTGAGTGGGGCAGAGAAACAAGAGCGGCTCCATAAGTTAGCCTTAGCCAGCTAACATGTTATATAATGCGTGGTTCAGTCGGTGACTGGGTTTAATTGTCTCTTCCGGAACTGTCGGAATTGATCAAATCGGCGCAGTTTGGTTGTAGTTAAGTAGCAACGCAGCGCAAACTTAAGTGCGTAGTTACTTTCGTTCTCGTTGAACTCTGATGGCGCCTGCTGAAATTAAattgtgtgtttccttttcctgCCAGTGAGGTGCGCTGTTGCGTCTCAGTAGAAAATAGAAATCACCTCTCCAGGTAGCGGGGAAAGATGCCAGGTCTGCAGGGGGAGAACGTGGTGGCGGCGCTGGGGAGCCCCGTGAAGAAAAGCAAACTCTCTCTGAAGTTCTTccagaagaaagaaaccaaacGAGCTCTGGATTTCTCTGAAACTCAGGCGGATGAGCCCAAAACAGCTGAACCAGGGGAGCCTGAGCAAAGGTGATGTGTGATGTCACTGTGCAGGTTATTATAGGGCTTACAGACCTGCACCATCTACAGTCACACAGTTGGGCTGACTACAGTCTTTGAGAACTGAAAGTGGGTTTTAAAGGAGACAGGGCTAATCCTTAAATGCAAGGGAGGCTTTTATACCCATCCAAGGACACCTGTGGGTTCTACAGTCCTACTTTTGCCAACATGAATCCTCTAAAACTTTATGGTTGAGTAGTTTTGTGACTAAAAGCAATGTTTTTCCTTGCTAACTGATTCGTTTGGTctgtcaaatgtaaaatattaagattCAAGAAGCTGTAACTGGAGaatgttgacttttttcttaaaaacaaacttaaacTGATCAACTGATTATCAGAATATAGttgacaattaattgatttattgttGCCATAGCAAAAGAAATTGTAACATAGGAGAGTTGACCCTGAATGTTTgtgatcagaaaaaaatagtcaTGGTACTTAATCTTAGGCCTGGACAATAAATTCTAATGTAATGGAAATAAAGCCAAGTGTAAGATGTAAATTGTAAGagcttaaaaaaagacaatttgtACAGGCAAAATGTGTCACCATTCTATATGTAACACTGGTGTGACAGTCTTGTTTGATACAGAACTCTGCAaaaatcatgtaattttttgttaagatacatttcaaatgaaagaaattcaaaaatgttgcatttttccCTAAAATTGAGAGTaactattatattattatatgaCCAGTTTATAGCTGTTAATGGAGTCATTATGTGTGTATGGGATCATGCTATTGTGCTATGCAAAGTTGATCGTTTTTGTAACTTTAAAATTAGCAGTTagtcatgttttgtttaataCATGGTGATGGTTTTATTTCACGTAATGAGAAACTGTGGCTTACGTCTGTACGAATCTACCAATTGAtaaatttctctttttgttttccttccacTGTTCAGCGGCTGTGATCAGGTGGTCCCTGGTCCATCTCCATGTCCAGCCTCCCCAGGCCTTCTTCTGCCATGTGAGAAGAGAGAGAACTTGGTGCCATTTGTGGGGCTCAACAACCTGGGAAACACCTGCTATTTGAACAGTATCTTACAGGTGGGTCACTGTCACAGACGGAGTCTTTAATGGCTGTCTGGGTGCAACATGCAGtgagaaaaatgaatgaataaaattacTAAGTGATTCATTACATTACAGATGTTAATACTCCAAACATTAGGCCTGCTTTCCTCTCTTTAGAGATGGTTTAGACGTGCAACTCATCCTCTAAGGAGACGACTATACAACCTACTTTTTGACTGGACAGGACTTTGCTGATTAGAGTCTTGTGTTctttatttagtaaattatgttttattttctgtgtcagTGCACAAAGACTGATGGATGGATCATGTGAGGTTGTGCTTCTGTGGCGTGCTGTGGTGTCATGTTTCATCTCTTGTTTGGAAATAGAAAGATAATTCCCTTGTAAAGGAAAGAATATGCAATATCCATAAGGACAACTCTTCCTTTAGGCCACTGGTTATTCAATAAGGTGACCTCTTATGCAGTATTCAAGCAGAAAATCTGAGAGTTAAATTTCTTTACTacttgtattattattgtttactGCATTAACATTGTAAAGGAAATCCAGGaaggttttaaaaaacataaaaagtattgttttttattttgcctaCAGGCCTTAGAAGGTTTGAAGAGTTTTAAGTTCCACCTACAACAGacttcaatgttttttctaGCCAGTCATATGTAATTTAAAAGAAAGCTTGTTAGAAATTTTGCATTTGAGTGTTTGGcctatttgttttctttaaagggATTTGCCTATCCTTAACATCAATCCACTGTCGGTAGCTCATCCAGGTCACTTTTAATGGAAACTACTGTTGCAGTCCGAGGAAGTACAGccaaaaatctgataaaaatgtTGCTACATTTTTTTGCGCGTGGCAAATAACTGTAGGCTGTTCCACCACAACTGGTTTTGAGAGATATTTTTGTCTAGTATGACTATGAAATGGGTATTAAACTGTATTCTGTCTGTGTACACAGACCAATGGCCGCAcaattttataaaatgtcaatattttattctgtggtttttaaaaaaaaaaaaaaaaaaaaaaaaaaagaaacaagtgaATGATTGTTACCTGTCCTGGTCATGTTGAAATTTTTTCACTTCGTTGTGTCGTCATGTGATCATCGGCATTTAACATCTGACAAGAAACTTGTCATGTAGGGAAGTATTTTGGGTTTTCTAAATGATGTTTGCTTCTGCAGGTTCTGTATTACTGCCCAGGCTTCAGAGAAGGAGTCAAGAAGCTGTACAACCTGtctaaaagaaaagacaaaccaaaggaagaaacagataaaagtgaagaggttggttatttattttacaaatttacacaaGTAAAGAGTGGCTTCAGAATTTACAGCAGACAAATCAATACCACTAATTAATATCCTATGTATAGGTTACACGTCATTTCAAGGCTATTGTAGTGTAATCGAATACAAGTTGTTCTGTCCAGACCTCCTATGCTGACGCGATGTAACAGATATGAAGATATAAATCAAAGagcttttatttaatgtttctaATTCTTCTGCCACATTctcagcagtcagactgtgtgtCTGAAGCTCTCCCAGCTCACATCGAGCTCCTGGGGAGCTTCAACAGTCTGATACTTTCAGTGGAGCAGCTGCAGTCCAGCTTCCTGCTCAGTCCAGACAGCTTCAACGAAGGAGAGCTGGCTACACCACCTCGTAAATTACTCCACACGCTCAGGTAATGATGTGTTAATTTTATTTCCTACATTCAAATACAACTGTGGCTTATTTTTTACCCAAATCTGGAGGGTAAGTCAATCAGAACTAAGTCCTCTTCTCTTTGAGAAGTTTCAGAGTTTGTGAGCAACGTACAGGGAGACATGaataatttgaattattttgatatatttaataaaatgttgtgaATAAACACCTAAATCCATCCATATTACCAACATGAAGGTGTAATTAGCATTAAATTTAACACATGCTTGTAAGATTGACACATAGCACATCACTTTTAGAATGTAAGGGTTGTTTGATTGATGTAGTCTGTTAAAAAGTCAGAGTAATGCAAATTTAACATCAGTCAAAGCCCATGCTGATATATTGCAGTCAAAAATAACTACAAGAAATATCAGcatatgttgacatttttaaagctaaaacaaGCAAATGTTATTTTACCAGATTAGTCCCATAGACAGTTAAAACTgctatttgtctgtctgttaactgTCTGTTCTGGTTTTGTGTTGCAGGCAGCTGAACCCCATGTATGAAGGCTATCTTCAGCATGATGCTCAGGAAGTTCTGCAGTGCATCCTGGGATATATCCAGGAGGCCTGTGACACCATAaggaaggagcagcagctggaaaaGGAGGATGACGATGTGACAGAAGTCAAAGTGGAAAACGGTGTCAATTTGGcctccagcagctctgtgaCAGAAACCAAACCTCCCACAGAAGAGGACGGCCAAGTCAGCGGCAAGAGAAAGAGCGACACTGAGGTGGGAAATGCCAAGAAGAAGCCAAAATCTGTCAAGTCAAAGAAATCTGACACTGTGCAAGACAACAGTATCAATATACCCTTCACTCGCTCTAAAAGAAAGTCATCCAGTGATATCACCATGGACAAGACCCAGAGTAAAGATGGAGAGGTCAAAGCGGAGGAGGAGGGGGCGACGAAACTGAACCAGGAAGGAGGAAGTGGTGAAGAGGGGAAAGATGAAAAAGCATCTACAGAGACAGATgggaagaggaaaaagagagcCAAGCTGAGCTGGCTGAGGCCGTCGGGGAAACAGCCGAGTATCTTCTCTAAGTTTTGCAGCGTGGGGAAGCTCAGCTCCACGACTGTGAAGAACCAAAGTAAAGCAGAGGAGGAACAAGGAGTGACGGACGACCAGAAGAAAAGTCCAGAGCTGCCACCTCAAAACACAGCTGAAGACAAGAAGGCAGTGAAACATCAAGGTATCAAATGATTACTCCCGTAAGACAATACTCTTAAGAGGAGAAATATAATAAAAGAACATAGTCTGTTTTTCCAGCTGGAGAACATTGTAGATTTAAACTGACAAAACTCCCAATTGAAAAGTGACAGTTTGGCAATACGAGAATATAAGGCATCATATTTTGTTTCCATCCTTGAGAAAACTGTACTAGAGtaatttgtgatttaaaattttttttaaaaatgtttttgctatgatttttttttttttttacagtgtcagTATACAAAAAAAGCAAGCTGTATTAGACTCTTGGTCACTCAGTTTAACCTTTGCCTTGGATTTGACGTACTGTGACGGGTTTACATATGACTACAGATATTACTAACAGTGCAGTACTTGACCATGTCTCTGTTTCTGCTTGGTTCAGAGGGCCTGGGCTTGATGGAGCGCTTGTTTCAGGGTCGGCTGGTTCTGAGGACTCGATGTTTGGAGTGTGAGAGCTTCACGGAGCGGAGAGAGGACTTCCAGGACATCAGTGTCCCAGTGCTCGATGATCAACCCAGCAGCCCCGATGACCTCTCTGAGGGTGAGAATATTTATGGCCAAGTAACA encodes the following:
- the usp1 gene encoding ubiquitin carboxyl-terminal hydrolase 1 isoform X1, which codes for MPGLQGENVVAALGSPVKKSKLSLKFFQKKETKRALDFSETQADEPKTAEPGEPEQSGCDQVVPGPSPCPASPGLLLPCEKRENLVPFVGLNNLGNTCYLNSILQVLYYCPGFREGVKKLYNLSKRKDKPKEETDKSEEQSDCVSEALPAHIELLGSFNSLILSVEQLQSSFLLSPDSFNEGELATPPRKLLHTLRQLNPMYEGYLQHDAQEVLQCILGYIQEACDTIRKEQQLEKEDDDVTEVKVENGVNLASSSSVTETKPPTEEDGQVSGKRKSDTEVGNAKKKPKSVKSKKSDTVQDNSINIPFTRSKRKSSSDITMDKTQSKDGEVKAEEEGATKLNQEGGSGEEGKDEKASTETDGKRKKRAKLSWLRPSGKQPSIFSKFCSVGKLSSTTVKNQSKAEEEQGVTDDQKKSPELPPQNTAEDKKAVKHQEGLGLMERLFQGRLVLRTRCLECESFTERREDFQDISVPVLDDQPSSPDDLSEVSPDPKTELKTLKWAIAQFASVERIVGEDKYFCETCHHYTEAERSLLFDKTPEVITIHLKRFSANGLELDPYAGLSKVNTPLQTPLTLSLEEWCTRPSATKGQHYQLFAVVMHSGVTISSGHYTAYVRMSDLKNVKLGSRDRKESGEEEEEKESKEGAQIKDEVLHYDDGEVSFNLNARGQRRASLAKSGSKKLSEGGVGLLGGQRSLSSYELGSNSSKHTEKAGSGGTTEGSKRRKTINSTSQNTEAGLKKEHEAAEEASVAPCGGEEATEQQATEQQALNNLLEYEGKWLLFDDSEVRLFEEDDFLRACSPDTCSSSTPYLLFYRRMPEPGC
- the usp1 gene encoding ubiquitin carboxyl-terminal hydrolase 1 isoform X2, which produces MPGLQGENVVAALGSPVKKSKLSLKFFQKKETKRALDFSETQADEPKTAEPGEPEQSGCDQVVPGPSPCPASPGLLLPCEKRENLVPFVGLNNLGNTCYLNSILQVLYYCPGFREGVKKLYNLSKRKDKPKEETDKSEESDCVSEALPAHIELLGSFNSLILSVEQLQSSFLLSPDSFNEGELATPPRKLLHTLRQLNPMYEGYLQHDAQEVLQCILGYIQEACDTIRKEQQLEKEDDDVTEVKVENGVNLASSSSVTETKPPTEEDGQVSGKRKSDTEVGNAKKKPKSVKSKKSDTVQDNSINIPFTRSKRKSSSDITMDKTQSKDGEVKAEEEGATKLNQEGGSGEEGKDEKASTETDGKRKKRAKLSWLRPSGKQPSIFSKFCSVGKLSSTTVKNQSKAEEEQGVTDDQKKSPELPPQNTAEDKKAVKHQEGLGLMERLFQGRLVLRTRCLECESFTERREDFQDISVPVLDDQPSSPDDLSEVSPDPKTELKTLKWAIAQFASVERIVGEDKYFCETCHHYTEAERSLLFDKTPEVITIHLKRFSANGLELDPYAGLSKVNTPLQTPLTLSLEEWCTRPSATKGQHYQLFAVVMHSGVTISSGHYTAYVRMSDLKNVKLGSRDRKESGEEEEEKESKEGAQIKDEVLHYDDGEVSFNLNARGQRRASLAKSGSKKLSEGGVGLLGGQRSLSSYELGSNSSKHTEKAGSGGTTEGSKRRKTINSTSQNTEAGLKKEHEAAEEASVAPCGGEEATEQQATEQQALNNLLEYEGKWLLFDDSEVRLFEEDDFLRACSPDTCSSSTPYLLFYRRMPEPGC